Proteins encoded within one genomic window of Nordella sp. HKS 07:
- a CDS encoding carbohydrate ABC transporter permease, with protein MHEPLARAADTPRASLGRALVWIASLALAFIALWQALYSAGVTTMGFENWRPVLYAFLLWTAAVGVAQVLTRGERGKHALFVLPAVAFTVAMVIFPTFFGLYLAFTNWNLSSVAGPQFNGLDNLRSLFADAYFWNALLNMVYYVLFVLVQYTIAFGLALLLNADIKARKFFRVAFLLPFMLSPVAVSWMIGKSLMEYRFGPAATLARHLGWENPAFFTTPWIARLSIALMDAWVWIPFIMILLLAGLQAMPKEITEAAKVDGASPWQSFWQITFPLMLPVSVTAIVLKIIFQLKLADIVINVTSGGPGGATDTVSSFIFREYRDRSNVGYGTMLAEFYLVIIIIFVTLLLKFASRFMQRTN; from the coding sequence ATGCATGAGCCGCTCGCGCGCGCCGCGGATACACCGCGAGCATCCTTGGGACGCGCTCTCGTGTGGATCGCCTCGCTCGCGCTTGCTTTCATCGCCCTCTGGCAGGCGCTTTATTCGGCGGGCGTCACAACGATGGGTTTCGAGAACTGGCGCCCGGTGCTCTATGCCTTTCTCCTGTGGACGGCAGCGGTCGGCGTCGCACAGGTACTCACGCGCGGCGAACGCGGCAAGCATGCTCTGTTTGTGCTGCCGGCCGTCGCCTTCACCGTGGCGATGGTGATCTTCCCGACCTTCTTCGGTCTCTATCTCGCCTTCACCAACTGGAATCTGAGCTCCGTCGCCGGGCCACAGTTCAACGGGCTCGATAATCTTCGCTCGCTTTTCGCCGATGCCTATTTCTGGAACGCGCTCCTCAACATGGTCTATTACGTGTTGTTCGTGCTGGTCCAGTATACGATCGCCTTCGGCCTGGCGCTGCTGCTCAATGCCGATATTAAGGCGCGCAAGTTCTTCCGGGTCGCCTTCCTGCTTCCCTTCATGCTGAGCCCGGTGGCGGTCAGCTGGATGATCGGCAAGTCGCTGATGGAATATCGCTTCGGCCCGGCGGCGACACTTGCGCGCCATCTCGGCTGGGAGAATCCGGCCTTCTTCACGACGCCCTGGATCGCGCGCCTGAGCATCGCCCTAATGGATGCCTGGGTGTGGATTCCCTTCATCATGATCCTGCTGCTCGCCGGACTTCAGGCGATGCCCAAGGAAATCACGGAAGCGGCCAAGGTGGACGGCGCCAGCCCCTGGCAGTCCTTCTGGCAGATCACTTTTCCGCTGATGCTGCCGGTGAGCGTCACCGCCATCGTGCTCAAGATCATCTTCCAGCTCAAGCTCGCCGACATCGTGATCAATGTGACGTCGGGCGGCCCGGGCGGGGCGACCGACACGGTGTCGAGCTTCATCTTCCGCGAATATCGCGACCGCTCCAATGTCGGTTACGGCACCATGCTGGCCGAATTCTATCTGGTGATCATAATCATCTTCGTGACCTTGCTGCTCAAATTCGCGAGCCGTTTCATGCAAAGGACGAACTGA
- a CDS encoding sugar ABC transporter substrate-binding protein, translating to MLMAMQANRRTVLKGAAALSALAATGSLTALAPEAAAQSDLRTQLLQVPGVGKGSPTDADWQKVGEMVLGATKANVKEGEFKGVELTFMGLNNQNLHNLLFRGFLKPWETYTGAKINWIDLAQADYNARLQQSIATGTVDFDIVEMGAPFEGDVCGKGLASEMPDWVKAQIEMDDYVGYLKAPVGTWNGKTYRISIDGDCHTFNYRTDVFSDAELAKAWKDEGHQGDWAVPNTWQKVQEVTKFLKGKKAAGQDAYGYLDPAKGWGGFGFYFLESRATAYAKHPDDKAWLFDVDTMKPRVNNPAFVRAIQDVIDALPSEPADQLNADPGTTAFQQFLAGTGSMLAWWGDVGSMAKTSDGSVIGDTVAFSILPGSDDVYNAKTGQWDKLASGPNFAPNMAYIGWGVYVMARVDSDPVKQKAAWSAAAHLGGKDLSLWTAAYPSGFQPYRNSHFNVPEWVAAGYDEAFISSYLKSQSDSYNHPNAAIEPRIPGIFQYYSVAEDELAKVYAGGATAQQGADAIAAAWEKITDQIGREKQIELYKGSFGS from the coding sequence ATGCTCATGGCCATGCAGGCCAACCGTCGAACTGTTCTGAAAGGCGCCGCCGCGCTCTCGGCCCTCGCTGCGACGGGCAGTCTCACCGCCCTGGCGCCCGAGGCTGCCGCGCAATCCGATCTGCGCACCCAGCTCCTGCAGGTCCCTGGCGTCGGCAAAGGCTCCCCGACCGATGCCGATTGGCAGAAGGTCGGCGAAATGGTCCTCGGCGCGACCAAGGCCAATGTCAAGGAAGGCGAGTTCAAGGGTGTCGAGCTCACCTTCATGGGACTCAACAACCAGAATCTGCACAATCTCCTGTTCCGCGGCTTCCTGAAGCCGTGGGAGACCTATACGGGCGCCAAGATCAATTGGATCGACCTCGCCCAGGCCGACTACAATGCCCGCCTGCAGCAGTCGATCGCGACCGGCACGGTCGATTTCGACATCGTCGAAATGGGTGCTCCCTTCGAGGGCGATGTCTGCGGCAAGGGCCTCGCTTCCGAAATGCCCGACTGGGTCAAGGCCCAGATCGAGATGGACGACTATGTCGGTTATCTCAAGGCGCCGGTCGGCACCTGGAACGGCAAGACCTATCGCATCTCGATCGACGGTGATTGCCACACCTTCAATTACCGCACCGACGTCTTCTCCGATGCCGAGCTTGCCAAGGCCTGGAAGGACGAAGGCCATCAGGGCGACTGGGCCGTCCCCAATACGTGGCAGAAGGTTCAGGAAGTCACCAAGTTCCTGAAAGGCAAGAAGGCCGCCGGCCAGGATGCCTATGGCTATCTCGATCCGGCCAAGGGCTGGGGCGGCTTCGGCTTCTACTTCCTCGAAAGCCGCGCCACCGCTTACGCCAAGCATCCCGACGACAAGGCCTGGCTCTTCGATGTCGACACGATGAAGCCGCGCGTCAACAATCCGGCTTTCGTGCGCGCCATCCAGGACGTGATCGACGCCCTGCCGTCGGAGCCTGCCGATCAGCTCAATGCCGATCCGGGCACGACCGCCTTCCAGCAATTCCTCGCCGGCACGGGCTCGATGCTCGCCTGGTGGGGCGATGTCGGATCGATGGCCAAGACCAGCGACGGCTCGGTGATCGGTGACACCGTCGCCTTCTCCATTCTTCCCGGCTCGGACGATGTCTACAACGCCAAGACCGGCCAGTGGGACAAGCTCGCCTCGGGCCCGAATTTCGCGCCGAACATGGCCTATATCGGTTGGGGCGTCTATGTCATGGCCCGCGTCGACAGCGATCCGGTCAAGCAGAAGGCGGCGTGGAGCGCGGCGGCCCATCTCGGCGGCAAGGACCTGTCTTTGTGGACGGCGGCCTATCCGTCGGGCTTCCAGCCCTATCGCAACAGCCATTTCAATGTCCCGGAATGGGTGGCGGCGGGCTATGACGAGGCCTTCATCTCGTCCTATCTGAAGTCGCAGTCGGACTCCTATAATCATCCCAATGCGGCGATCGAACCGCGCATTCCCGGCATCTTCCAGTATTACAGCGTCGCGGAGGACGAACTCGCCAAGGTCTATGCCGGCGGCGCAACGGCACAGCAGGGCGCCGATGCGATCGCAGCCGCCTGGGAGAAAATCACCGACCAGATCGGGCGCGAGAAGCAGATCGAGCTCTACAAGGGATCGTTCGGCTCCTAG
- the rbsK gene encoding ribokinase, with protein MGGRKGVAILGIFVADLAFRAGRLPGIGETIAGSGFKMGPGGKGSNQAVAAARAGAAVTFISKIGRDEFGANALATWKKEGIAPHVVKMDDQPTGAAFIYVNEITGDNAIIVVPGAAATIVAADVDAAAEAIRNAAVFITQLEQPVAAARRGLAIAKQAGAVTIFNPAPAERFDDDLYRLCDYVTPNESEATLLTGVEVKTVDEARNAGDVFLKKGAGTALITLGEAGALLHSRSQSVLVPAFKAGPVVETTGAGDAFNGGFAAALAEGASPFEAARFGAAVAGISVTRAGTAPSMPARPEVDALLKARV; from the coding sequence ATGGGTGGGCGCAAAGGCGTCGCCATACTCGGCATCTTCGTCGCCGATCTGGCCTTTCGCGCCGGCCGGCTGCCCGGCATCGGCGAAACCATCGCCGGCTCAGGCTTCAAGATGGGACCGGGCGGGAAGGGTTCAAACCAGGCCGTCGCCGCCGCCCGCGCCGGCGCAGCCGTGACCTTCATCTCGAAGATCGGGCGCGACGAGTTCGGCGCCAATGCGCTTGCGACCTGGAAGAAGGAAGGGATCGCTCCGCACGTCGTCAAGATGGACGACCAGCCGACCGGCGCCGCCTTCATCTATGTCAATGAAATAACCGGCGACAATGCCATCATTGTTGTGCCGGGAGCGGCTGCGACCATCGTCGCGGCGGATGTCGATGCCGCTGCGGAGGCCATCCGCAATGCCGCGGTTTTCATCACCCAGCTGGAGCAGCCGGTGGCCGCGGCGAGGCGCGGCCTCGCGATCGCCAAGCAGGCCGGCGCCGTCACCATCTTCAACCCGGCGCCGGCCGAGCGCTTCGATGACGACCTCTATCGGCTTTGCGACTATGTCACGCCGAATGAGAGCGAAGCGACGCTGCTGACCGGCGTCGAGGTGAAGACGGTGGATGAGGCGCGCAATGCCGGTGACGTCTTCCTCAAGAAGGGAGCCGGAACGGCGCTCATCACGCTCGGCGAAGCGGGCGCGCTGCTGCATTCGAGAAGCCAATCTGTCCTCGTGCCGGCTTTCAAAGCGGGACCGGTCGTCGAGACGACCGGAGCGGGCGATGCGTTCAACGGCGGTTTCGCCGCGGCCCTTGCGGAAGGCGCTTCGCCCTTCGAAGCGGCGCGCTTTGGTGCGGCGGTGGCCGGCATTTCCGTCACCCGGGCAGGCACGGCGCCATCCATGCCGGCACGCCCGGAGGTCGATGCTCTGTTGAAAGCGCGAGTCTGA
- a CDS encoding ABC transporter ATP-binding protein, which yields MASVDVVDVRKAYGAQEVIHGVSIGIKDGEFVILVGPSGCGKSTLLRMIAGLEPITSGDIRIGEKVVNDLPPKDRDIAMVFQSYALYPHKTVAENMGFALKMRHAPKAEIESRVRRAAEILDLVPYLTRYPRQLSGGQRQRVAMGRAIVRDPKVFLFDEPLSNLDAKLRVQMRAEIKELHQRLKTTTVYVTHDQVEAMTMADRIVVMHDGIVEQSGSPLELYDRPENIFVAGFIGSPAMNLLKGQIKLNGKASFVTEDGIALPLASAPQGSDGRPAIYGIRPEHFTLGGEAMKAEVSVLEPTGSETQVFAKVGAQKIVGVFRERVAVKPGEALPMAPDPSLVHLFDKETGLRLN from the coding sequence ATGGCTTCAGTTGACGTCGTGGACGTGCGCAAGGCGTATGGCGCGCAAGAGGTCATTCACGGCGTATCGATCGGCATCAAGGACGGCGAATTCGTCATTCTGGTCGGCCCCTCGGGCTGCGGAAAGTCGACGCTGCTGCGCATGATCGCCGGTCTCGAGCCGATCACTTCCGGTGACATCCGTATCGGCGAAAAGGTGGTCAACGACCTGCCCCCCAAGGACCGCGACATCGCCATGGTGTTCCAATCCTATGCGCTCTATCCGCACAAGACGGTGGCCGAAAATATGGGCTTCGCTCTCAAAATGCGCCATGCGCCCAAGGCCGAGATCGAAAGCCGGGTGCGGCGGGCGGCGGAGATCCTCGACCTCGTACCCTATCTCACCCGCTACCCGCGCCAGCTGTCGGGCGGCCAGCGCCAGCGCGTCGCCATGGGTCGCGCCATCGTGCGCGATCCCAAGGTGTTCCTGTTCGATGAGCCTCTGTCAAATCTCGACGCCAAATTGCGCGTCCAGATGCGCGCCGAGATCAAGGAGCTGCATCAGCGCCTCAAGACCACGACGGTCTATGTGACACATGACCAGGTCGAGGCCATGACCATGGCGGATCGCATCGTGGTGATGCATGACGGTATCGTCGAGCAGTCGGGCTCGCCGCTCGAACTCTATGACCGGCCCGAGAACATCTTCGTCGCGGGCTTCATCGGCTCGCCGGCCATGAACCTCCTCAAAGGTCAGATCAAGCTCAACGGCAAGGCCTCCTTCGTCACCGAGGACGGTATCGCTTTGCCTCTTGCCTCCGCACCGCAGGGCTCGGACGGCCGGCCGGCGATTTACGGCATCCGGCCTGAGCATTTTACCCTCGGCGGTGAGGCGATGAAGGCAGAGGTTTCGGTGCTCGAGCCTACCGGATCGGAAACCCAGGTATTCGCCAAGGTCGGCGCGCAGAAGATCGTCGGCGTGTTCCGCGAGCGCGTCGCCGTCAAGCCCGGCGAAGCCTTGCCGATGGCGCCGGATCCCAGTCTCGTCCATCTCTTCGACAAAGAAACCGGACTCAGGCTCAACTGA
- a CDS encoding GntR family transcriptional regulator, with the protein MIKRMIVPPTRATAAADELRRRILEGDYPAGMPLRQAILAEELGISRIPFREALILLEAEGLVQLEAHKGAVVAGFSPEEVEELFEFRALLEPALLEKSAPLLTEADYAELDAILREYSDELRTHNPGRWGALNTELHSLLYRRAGSPRMLATTDQLLKGTDRFARMQLYYTDGRARAEKEHLEIVSECRAGNVKKAAKLLRQHILAAGEALVTLLRERQQSPAK; encoded by the coding sequence ATGATCAAGAGAATGATAGTGCCGCCGACGCGCGCCACCGCCGCCGCCGATGAATTGCGGCGCCGGATCCTGGAGGGCGACTATCCGGCCGGCATGCCACTGCGGCAGGCGATCCTGGCCGAGGAGTTGGGCATCAGCCGCATTCCCTTCCGCGAAGCGCTCATTCTGCTCGAGGCCGAGGGCTTGGTGCAGCTCGAGGCCCATAAGGGCGCCGTCGTTGCCGGCTTCTCGCCCGAGGAGGTCGAAGAGCTGTTCGAGTTCCGCGCCTTGCTCGAGCCGGCGCTGCTCGAGAAATCGGCCCCGCTCCTGACCGAGGCGGACTATGCCGAGCTGGATGCGATCCTGCGCGAATATAGCGACGAATTGCGCACCCATAATCCGGGGCGCTGGGGCGCGCTCAATACGGAGCTGCATTCCCTTCTCTATCGCCGCGCCGGAAGCCCGCGCATGCTCGCCACGACGGATCAGTTGCTCAAGGGCACCGACCGCTTCGCCCGCATGCAGCTCTATTATACCGACGGACGCGCCCGGGCCGAGAAGGAGCATTTGGAAATCGTCTCCGAATGCCGGGCGGGCAATGTGAAGAAGGCCGCCAAGCTGCTGCGCCAGCACATACTCGCTGCCGGGGAGGCCCTGGTCACCTTGCTGCGCGAGCGCCAGCAGAGCCCGGCGAAGTAG
- a CDS encoding amino acid ABC transporter permease, which yields MRLDLTILAPYLGFLGQGALLTAVICLLSLAGAVVLGMLVAIARTSATGWIRRLAFAYVDLFRNIPFIVQLFFFYYGLPEIGIYIDAITTGVIALSIAGGAYASDAIRSGILAIDNGILEAAEVSGLSKRVTFTRIVLPIALRTSVRPLGSVLINMILTSSILSTITVNELTGQAKIVASDTFRPFEVYAVLLIVYAALTYLVSLGIAGLHRRLNRDLASEAV from the coding sequence TTGCGGCTCGATCTCACTATTCTGGCGCCCTATCTGGGCTTTCTCGGCCAAGGCGCGCTGCTGACAGCGGTCATTTGTCTGCTTTCGCTGGCGGGAGCGGTCGTGCTCGGCATGCTGGTCGCTATCGCGCGCACCTCGGCGACCGGCTGGATCAGGCGGCTCGCTTTCGCCTATGTCGACCTGTTCCGCAACATTCCCTTCATCGTACAGCTGTTCTTCTTCTATTACGGCCTGCCCGAGATCGGGATCTATATCGACGCCATCACCACCGGCGTCATCGCGCTGTCGATCGCCGGCGGCGCCTATGCCTCCGACGCGATCCGCTCCGGCATCCTCGCCATCGACAATGGCATTCTGGAAGCCGCCGAGGTGAGCGGCCTGTCGAAACGCGTGACCTTCACACGCATCGTCCTGCCCATCGCCCTGCGCACTTCGGTGCGGCCCTTGGGCTCGGTGCTGATCAACATGATCCTCACCTCCTCCATCCTCTCGACCATCACGGTCAACGAGCTCACCGGCCAAGCCAAGATCGTCGCCTCGGATACCTTCCGGCCTTTCGAGGTCTATGCCGTGCTGCTCATCGTCTATGCCGCTTTGACTTACCTGGTCTCGCTCGGCATCGCCGGCCTGCACAGGCGCCTCAACCGCGATCTCGCGAGCGAGGCCGTGTGA
- a CDS encoding amino acid ABC transporter permease: MRYSDFTLYDLLLLAQGLGVTIGLFLVTSLIGLAIGVLWGIVRFYRIPLLTPLITFIAELLKNSPVLVQLFLVFFGFPAFFHLNVTPVEAAIVTLSANTAAFLYVIAVSAIESVGRDQIDAARAFGLTRWQILRHVIAPQAAAFSIGPLAALLVNQLQVTSLISVIGVMDLAKIGATLNLRTLKPFIVWAVVGLLYYLTAKLIATFGARYEMRLRAHSEFRGL; this comes from the coding sequence ATGCGCTACAGCGATTTCACACTCTACGACCTGCTGCTCCTGGCGCAGGGCCTCGGCGTCACCATCGGCCTGTTTCTCGTCACCTCGCTCATCGGGCTGGCGATCGGCGTGCTCTGGGGCATCGTCCGCTTCTATCGCATTCCGCTCCTCACGCCGCTGATTACGTTCATCGCCGAGCTTCTCAAAAATTCGCCGGTGCTGGTTCAGCTGTTTCTCGTCTTCTTCGGCTTCCCCGCATTCTTCCATCTCAATGTCACGCCGGTCGAGGCGGCCATCGTTACGCTCTCGGCCAATACGGCGGCCTTCCTCTATGTAATCGCCGTCTCCGCTATCGAGTCGGTGGGGCGCGACCAGATCGATGCGGCGCGCGCCTTTGGCCTCACCCGCTGGCAGATCCTGCGCCATGTGATCGCCCCGCAGGCGGCCGCCTTCTCGATCGGCCCGCTCGCAGCACTTCTCGTCAACCAGCTGCAGGTGACGTCGCTCATTTCCGTTATCGGCGTCATGGATCTCGCCAAGATCGGCGCCACTCTCAATCTGCGCACGCTCAAGCCCTTCATCGTATGGGCGGTGGTCGGTCTTCTCTACTATCTGACGGCCAAGCTCATCGCCACCTTTGGCGCCCGCTACGAGATGCGTCTGCGCGCCCACAGTGAATTCCGGGGGCTCTGA
- a CDS encoding amino acid ABC transporter ATP-binding protein: protein MLSVENVKKAFGAATVLDGVNLTVSPGEVVSILGSSGSGKSTLIRCINGLERLSAGRITIDDFDVARPKELAEARKRSATVFQLFNLYPHMTALQNIALAPVEVLKRPRAEIEREARALLASVGLEDRADAYPAHLSGGQRQRVGICRALAMKPRYLLLDEVTSALDPEMTAEVLAILAKLAREGTTMLFVTHEVEFARQISNRIVFLDKGVLLVDLPTREFFDSSGGLAQPRIAQFLSKMKKD, encoded by the coding sequence ATGCTGAGCGTCGAAAACGTCAAGAAAGCCTTTGGCGCCGCGACCGTGCTGGACGGCGTCAATCTCACCGTGTCGCCTGGCGAAGTGGTCTCGATCCTCGGCTCCTCGGGCTCGGGCAAATCGACCTTGATCCGCTGCATCAACGGGCTCGAGAGGCTCTCCGCGGGCCGCATAACCATCGATGATTTCGACGTCGCAAGACCCAAGGAGCTCGCCGAGGCGCGCAAGCGCTCGGCCACCGTCTTCCAGCTCTTCAATCTCTATCCGCATATGACGGCGCTGCAGAATATCGCTCTGGCCCCGGTCGAGGTGCTGAAGCGCCCACGCGCCGAGATCGAGAGAGAGGCGCGTGCCCTTCTCGCTTCGGTGGGCCTCGAAGACAGGGCGGACGCCTACCCGGCACATCTCTCAGGTGGCCAGCGTCAGCGTGTCGGTATCTGCCGGGCGCTGGCGATGAAGCCCCGCTATCTGCTGCTCGACGAGGTGACGAGCGCGCTCGATCCCGAGATGACCGCCGAGGTTCTGGCCATTCTCGCCAAGCTCGCCCGCGAAGGCACGACGATGCTCTTCGTGACCCATGAGGTCGAATTCGCCCGCCAGATCTCGAACCGCATCGTGTTCCTCGACAAGGGTGTGCTGCTGGTCGACCTGCCGACCCGGGAGTTCTTCGATTCCTCGGGCGGCCTCGCCCAGCCGCGCATCGCCCAGTTCCTCTCCAAGATGAAGAAAGACTGA
- a CDS encoding isoaspartyl peptidase/L-asparaginase — protein MLLIANAEAWPGFATTVDMLKTGSDSLIALVNGISMVEADPRVRSVGYGGWPNMLGVMECDAGVMDGTTREVGAVGAVPNTIQTVRLAFEVMKRLPHVMLTGDGARRFASEIGFSLDDVLFADSERVWWERLEKELSPEALAKFPDIPLAPLSRTITDPERVRDTTVFVSADPERGIHVATSTSGWAWKYPGRLGDSPIPGAGFYADSRYGAAACTHTGEMTMRCATARSIVLAMKLGRSLSDAVKLAVEELSELSGGFLGGVVIHAVDAHGNHEVANFQCADEIRYWIWQDNMAQPELRAATIF, from the coding sequence ATGCTGTTGATTGCCAATGCCGAAGCCTGGCCTGGATTTGCGACCACCGTCGATATGCTCAAGACGGGGTCCGACAGTCTGATCGCACTTGTCAATGGCATCAGCATGGTCGAGGCCGATCCGCGCGTGCGTAGCGTGGGCTATGGCGGCTGGCCGAATATGCTTGGCGTCATGGAATGTGATGCCGGCGTCATGGACGGCACCACGCGCGAGGTCGGCGCCGTCGGCGCCGTGCCCAACACCATCCAGACGGTCCGGCTCGCCTTTGAGGTGATGAAGCGTCTGCCCCATGTGATGCTGACCGGTGACGGAGCGCGCCGCTTCGCCAGCGAGATCGGATTCTCGCTCGACGACGTATTGTTCGCCGACAGCGAGCGCGTCTGGTGGGAGAGGCTGGAGAAGGAACTGTCGCCCGAGGCGCTCGCCAAATTCCCCGACATTCCCCTGGCGCCCTTGAGCCGCACCATCACCGATCCCGAAAGGGTGCGCGACACCACCGTCTTCGTCAGCGCCGATCCGGAGCGCGGCATCCATGTCGCCACCTCGACATCGGGCTGGGCGTGGAAATATCCCGGTCGGTTGGGCGACAGCCCCATTCCCGGTGCCGGCTTCTATGCCGACAGCCGCTATGGCGCCGCCGCCTGCACCCACACAGGCGAGATGACCATGCGCTGCGCCACCGCGCGCAGCATCGTGCTCGCCATGAAGCTTGGCCGCTCCTTGAGCGATGCGGTGAAACTCGCGGTCGAGGAACTGAGTGAATTGTCGGGCGGCTTTCTGGGCGGCGTGGTCATTCATGCCGTCGACGCCCACGGAAATCATGAGGTCGCGAATTTCCAGTGCGCGGACGAGATCCGCTATTGGATCTGGCAGGACAACATGGCCCAGCCGGAACTGCGTGCAGCTACGATATTCTAG
- a CDS encoding transporter substrate-binding domain-containing protein: MKRLMTAFAALALVAGLTGSALAGAIDDIRSRGTVRIGVSLGGEPIGFRDAQNNPVGYDVDVATRLAEKLGVPVEFTDVSGDARISMLVSGQLDIVVANTSATLERAKTVNFSIPYNRAGLRVIVQKDSGITKLEDLAGKKVVVGRGTTGETFIKKAVPTAELVYVDQFAPDGVLQLTQKRVDAAIEDSSLLDYLATKNPSLVTLSGLYSNDPIGIAVAKGDPEFVRWIDMFVSDYIQSGAYEANYKKWWGETANPPALTPLW, encoded by the coding sequence ATGAAACGCCTAATGACTGCCTTCGCCGCGCTGGCGCTCGTCGCCGGCCTGACGGGTTCCGCCTTGGCCGGCGCCATCGACGATATCCGTTCGCGCGGCACCGTGCGCATCGGTGTGTCGCTCGGCGGCGAGCCGATCGGCTTCCGCGACGCCCAGAACAATCCCGTAGGTTATGACGTCGATGTCGCCACGCGCCTGGCCGAGAAGCTCGGCGTGCCGGTCGAGTTCACCGACGTCTCGGGCGACGCCCGTATCTCGATGCTGGTGTCGGGTCAGCTCGACATTGTCGTCGCCAATACCTCGGCGACGCTGGAGCGCGCCAAGACCGTCAACTTCTCCATTCCCTATAACCGGGCCGGCCTGCGCGTCATCGTGCAGAAGGATTCAGGGATCACCAAGCTCGAGGACCTCGCCGGCAAGAAGGTCGTGGTCGGCCGCGGTACCACGGGCGAGACCTTCATCAAGAAGGCCGTTCCCACCGCCGAGCTCGTCTATGTCGATCAGTTCGCGCCCGATGGCGTCCTGCAGCTGACGCAGAAGCGCGTCGATGCGGCGATCGAGGATTCGTCCCTGCTCGATTACCTCGCCACCAAGAACCCGTCTTTGGTGACGCTGTCCGGCCTCTATTCCAACGACCCGATCGGCATCGCCGTCGCCAAGGGCGATCCGGAATTCGTGCGCTGGATCGACATGTTCGTCTCTGACTACATTCAGTCGGGGGCGTATGAGGCCAACTACAAAAAATGGTGGGGCGAGACCGCCAACCCGCCGGCATTGACGCCGCTCTGGTAA